One genomic segment of Hordeum vulgare subsp. vulgare chromosome 2H, MorexV3_pseudomolecules_assembly, whole genome shotgun sequence includes these proteins:
- the LOC123428401 gene encoding trihelix transcription factor ASR3-like: MSASSDPSPSSSAAAAVPSPLAAYQTHPHHHHNLHLSTPPHHAYPPAAPPPSPASAPRDYRKGNWTLHETLILITAKRLDDDRRAGGGVAMAGPSSPPTPRSAEQRWKWVENYCWINGCLRSQNQCNDKWDNLLRDYKKVRDYEARRASIAAAAPPVDAAAPAAQQQQPQTPLPSYWTMERHDRKERNLPTNLAPEVYDALLDVLSRRAARRGGAAIAPGAPAQLALPPPPPPPPPSPPKPLLNQQQQQQQQKHHHLHPQPPALLQLPPPLPHPSSVPSATSVSAEEEMTGSSESGSDGLGGMSGGGGGDGDEPEAKRRRRVERLGSSVVRSATVLARTLVACEDRRERRHREVLELEERRLRLEAERNEVRRQGFAGLVAAVNGLSGAIHALVSDHHGRSGDSSR; this comes from the exons ATGTCGGCGTCGTCGGAcccctcgccgtcctcctcggcgGCCGCGGCCGTGCCGTCCCCGCTCGCCGCCTACCAGACGCACccgcaccaccaccacaacctgcACCTCTCCACGCCGCCGCACCACGCGTACCCTCCCGCGGCGCCGCCCCCTTCCCCGGCGTCCGCGCCCAGGGACTACCGCAAGGGCAACTGGACGCTGCACGAGACGCTCATCCTCATCACCGCCAAGCGCCTCGACGACGACCGCCGGGCCGGCGGGGGCGTGGCCATGGCGGGGCCGTCCTCGCCGCCCACCCCGCGCTCGGCCGAGCAGCGCTGGAAGTGGGTCGAGAACTACTGCTGGATCAACGGCTGCCTCCGCAGCCAGAACCAGTGCAACGACAAGTGGGACAACCTCCTCCGCGACTACAAGAAGGTCCGCGACTACGAGGCCCGCCGCGCAtccatcgccgccgccgcgcctccTGTCGACGCCGCCGCCCCGGCAGCACAGCAGCAGCAGCCTCAGACGCCGCTGCCGTCCTACTGGACCATGGAGCGGCACGACCGCAAGGAGCGGAATCTGCCCACCAACCTCGCCCCGGAGGTCTACGACGCGCTCCTCGACGTGCTCTCCCGCCGCGCCGCACGCCGGGGCGGCGCCGCGATCGCGCCCGGGGCTCCAGCCCAGCTCGCcctgccgccccctcctccaccaccaccaccctcgCCGCCAAAGCCTCTCCtcaatcagcagcagcagcagcaacagcagaagcATCATCATCTCCACCCCCAGCCTCCGGCACTGCTGCAGCTCCCGCCACCCCTGCCGCATCCATCTTCGGTGCCGTCGGCGACGTCCGTTTCCG CCGAGGAGGAGATGACGGGGTCGTCGGAGAGCGGGTCGGATGGGCTGGGCGGGATgtcgggaggaggcggcggggacggcgacgagccggaggcgaagcggcggcggcgggtggagCGGTTGGGGTCGAGCGTGGTGCGGAGCGCGACGGTGCTGGCGCGGACGTTGGTGGCGTGCGAGGACCGGCGGGAGCGGCGCCACCGGGAGGTGCTGGAGCTGGaggagcggcggctgcggctggaGGCGGAGCGCAACGAGGTGCGGCGGCAGGGCTTCGCGGGGCTGGTGGCCGCCGTGAACGGCCTCTCCGGCGCCATCCACGCCCTCGTGTCCGACCACCACGGCCGTAGCGGCGACTCCTCCAGGTGA